The DNA region GCCCCGCTCGCGCCCCGCCCCGCTCGCGCGCCCGAGGGCGGGCCTCCGGTCACGTGACGGCTGCGCAGGTGAGCACCGCTTCCGGGTCGGGCTTCGGAGTCGCGGCCAGCTCCCGCTTCCACTCGCTCGGGTGCGCGGGAGACTATGGCGTCCTCCTCCGTCCCTCCCGCCACCGCACCCGCGGCAGCTGGAGGCCCCGGCCCGGGATTCGGCTTCGCCTCCAAAACCAAGAAGAAGCATTTCGTGCAGCAGAAAGTGAAGGTGTTCCGGGCCGCCGACCCGCTGGTGGGCGTGTTCCTGTGGGGCGTCGCCCACTCGGTAAGAACCGGCCGGGACCCCGGCTCCTGCCCCTCGGCCCGAGGGTCTCCCGGGCCCTCGCGCTGCCGCCTCTCCCCCTCCCGGCCTGGTTCCCAGCGCACCATCCCCGGGTGTCCTCCGGGGTCGCTTCTGGTGTAGActcctgtctctccccttcccctctactCCTCCCTTAGAGTTCCATCTTCTCCACCCGATATCCAGCTCTGCTCCTTGACTCCTTCCTGTCAGGTCCAGCCCCAGGCTACAGGGACTGGCCAGGATCCGGCTGCAGCCAGAGGGACATTAAGGGGAGTGGCTCTGAAGGGTTATTGGTGAGGTCTGGGTGCGACAGTGCGTGAAGCGTGTCTGGGTACTACTGCCTGGCCGGAGAAGTAGCTTGATTTCCTCTCCACCTTGCTTTCGAGCCCCAGCCCTTGACTTTCGAGCCTTGGCCTTTTCTGGGACTGCCTCTAGGCTTTTTGGACCTTCTAACCCTGCTTGCCCTTTTCAGAGACTCAGCATTTCAGAGAAGTGACCCGAGGGATGCACTCACTGAGTTCAAAATGCTAATATATGTCTTTGGGCTTAGCTGCGTCCCCATTGTTGGCTGGAGTGATGGTGTTTGGTATAAATGGAGTCACCTGTAAccagggaaaggcagaggagcCGTGGTCACAAGGACTTTAGGGGCTCGGAACGGTGCAGCCAAGACCGATGGGCCCAGTGCACCTCCTGTCCTGAGGATATCGTGGAGGAGGCAAAGCTAGTGAGGCTtggctggttttctccttctttaGGTCGGGAGTAGGAAGCATGCAGTTATCTTGAGCTTGACAGGGACTATTTTGATTACCAACTTCTTTGGGTTGTAGACGCGATGTGTTGTGGAGGTGTAAGGGGGCGAAGAAGATGCCACATTCTTATTTTCTGACTGGAACGTCGCTGGTGGTCAGTTAGCTCCCGTCTGCCTTGGCTGCTCTCTCAGGGGTATTGTCTTTAGCGAGGATTCCATTTAAGGCACCTGCTGTGGGTAAGACTAGAGGAGGACTAGGCTGTCCTGGTACCTTCCAGGTGACCTACCCATCCCTGTGGAACATGCACATACAGGGGAGGGGTTTCCTTTGATAAGAACTGGAGAGTTTACCTGTAAGGCCTGCCTCAAGCTCTTTAGGCAAAATACCGTCAACATCTCACTTTCCAGCCAGCACACGTGAACCTCAAGAGTGTAGAACAGAGAAACGCCTTGAACATATGTCTTAGCGATGATTCAGCTTGCTTAGCAGGTGGTAAGGAGCAGGCAGGAAAAGCTGAATTTTAGGCTGGGAATCTCAagtagctttttctttctttctttttttcgaaAGGAATATGTTCTGTCCTCTTTTCTCCCGAGGACAGGAACAGTTACGTGCACTGCGGCATGCGGGATTTAGGTTAGACTGCAATGTTTGTCAAGTGAGAGAATGAGGACAGGCGTCGTCTATTCACTCAATAAGCGGTTCAGGactactgtgtgccaggccctgTACTAGCTAACCCTGCAAGGTGCGGATTAGACAGGGCCTTGCCCTTGCAGAGCCCAAAGCCAGGGAGAGGGACTTAATATCAGCTGGGGATTAAAGTTCTGTGAGCTGTACTGTTAGAGGcacacggggtgggggggagctgtAGTAACACAGATGAGGAAGGACAGATACTGGGCTGCAAGGTTTGGGGACCCAGGGAGCTTATGCCTCCTGCATCCTTCCTGCTGTCGACTGACCTGCAcggggagcagaggggagcagGCACCTGATGTGTTCATCTTCTCAGAGATCAGctcttctccctccacctttGCCTAGGCGGGTGGCACCCACTGCTGAGAACTGGGTCAGAGTGATCTGGAAGTGTCCTTTCTGTAAGGAGCTACCCAGAGTGCCGGGGCATTTCATTCTGCATTGCTGTCAGCCCCTCAGAATCCCACTAACTCTCTCCaccttaaaaatacattttctttcccctAACAAGCATGCAACTGTATTGGggtcctgtcctttcctttcctttcctttcctttcctttcctttcctttcctttcctttcctttcctttcctttcctttcctttcctttcctttcctttcctttccNNNNNNNNNNNNNNNNNNNNNNNNNNNNNNNNNNNNNNNNNNNNNNNNNNNNNNNNNNNNNNNNNNNNNNNNNNNNNNNNNNNNNNNNNNNNNNNNNNNNNNNNNNNNNNNNNNNNNNNNNNNNNcttcccttcccttctctctctctctctctctctctctctctctctctctctctctctctctttctctctctctttctctttctctctttctctctttctttttttctagagtttCTCACAGCTTTAAAAATAGTCCTGAGTTGCTTGCAAGGCTTGCCAAATATAAAGTGGCTGTTGTGAGCATGAAGTTCCATGGGGGTGGGAGTGTGAGGAGCTGTGTGAGGGTGGCTGACAGCAGTTCTTGGGCAGCAGATGGGGTAGGGCCCTTCTCTTACTTCCTGCAGATGTGCAACCGATCTTGTGAGGGGAGCTTTGGGATGCTCTTTCTTGACTCTCACCCAGACCGAGCTTCTCATGGCCTCCTTCCTTGTGCTTCACCAGATCAATGAGCTCAGCCAGGTTCCTCCCCCAGTGATGCTGCTGCCAGATGACTTTAAAGCCAGCTCCAAGATCAAGGTCAACAATCACTTTTTCCATAGGTGAGTGGTCCTCACCCTTCTCATGGAAATCTAGAACAGCAGAGGGCCAGttaggtggctcagtgggtgggcCTGAGGAGaagggttcaatacccagcaaccccatggtggaaagagatgacctctgacctccagatgagCTTTGTGGTACACACAcctactcacactcacacaaacttAAGTgttcaaaggaagagaaaaacaaggcCTGGAGTGGTGGAGCCTTTAATCTCcacactcagaaggaagaggcaagcaGGGCTCTTGGGtccagttagggctacacagtgagaccctttctcagaaaacaaagagaatagtAAATAGTCTGTTTTTAAGTGAGTTAAAGGGTTTAGATTTAGAAGACAAATGCAAAAATTCAGttttgtgaaaaaacaaaaacaaacagaaaaacatctaagggccagcaagatggctcagcaggtaagagccgTTGCTTCCATgtttgacaacctgagttcagtctctaggacACATGGTGGGATGCGGTGAACAGgttctgcaagttgtcttctgacctccgtgcACACGTGTGagcatatacaggcacacaccacacacacaaatgaatagatacctgggtgtggtgatgcacacctgtaaaatcccagcacttggggggcagaggcaggtggatatatCTCTGAGTCCCAGGCAGCCTGGTGTGCATATTGAGCTACTGACCTACatagactacatagagaaaccctgtctcaaaaataaccaattaattaattaaaattttaaatttaaatatttctagagTTACCTATGTTCTTGTATATACACCTGCTCCCTTTCTTCTAGTCTGTTCCATTGAATAAATACCTGCACCGGGGAGCTTTGTCATTAGCTTCTGCTAGGGATTCCGTGACCAAAAAATTGTGACCTCTAGAGCCCCTCTATTACAAGATGATGCCATTCAAAATATCAGTAAATACtgccaattttatttattatttatttggttggttggtttttttgagacagggtttttttctgtatagcactgattatcctggaactcactctagactagactggccttgaactcacagagatctgcctcccagtgctggaattaaaggtgtgtgctactactgCCCAGCCACTTTAGGATATTTCTACTGGGTTTGGGACTTAAGGAATGCTACTGTTTGGGTGTACAGTGAATCTTGCTGTATTCACACCGTTGACCAGCAGAGTGACGTGGGCAGGTTACTTGGTCACGCGGAGACACTTGCCCTTTCTATGATGTGGTGGCAGTGTACCTTCCGAAACTGTgaaaggctgaggctgaggcatcAGGATTCAGGGCGCCAGCCTAACATTTTGGGACTAACCCTGGGCTATAAGACTGGGTCTCAAAAATTAAAGCgacaaaaacaaatgaagttggggctggggaaatgtcTCAGTAGCGAAGAACATTTGTACAGAAAGCATTGAGACCTAAGTCCCCAGTAAACataaaaaagctgggcatggctacATGCTCCCGTAATCCCAGCATCGGACAGGCAGAGGGAAGTGATCCGGGAACTTGCTGGACAGCGAGCTTATTAGAAATGGTGGGCTTTGAGTTCAGTCTCAAAGCATAAGGTAGGGGCAATGGAGGAAGACATCCTCCTATGGCCTCTGCATTTGAGCACACAGGTGTGTACACCACACATAATACCACACTGTATATATTTGAGCACACTCCACCCAAATACGATAAGTACTTCACAGGGTTTTGTGAGAATTAAACTAGGCAATAGTGTAAAGGTACTTTATGAACCGGCAAGCTTCACATGAGTGTAAAGCGATACTGACTTCTTACCCTGAAAAACCTGTATTTCAGAGAAAATCTTCCCAGTCATTTCAAGTTCAAGGAGTATTGCCCCCAGGTCTTCAGGAACCTGCGAGATCGGTTTGCCATCGATGATCATGATTACTTGGTGAGAGTCTGTTGCAGGGTGAGGGTACTTTCTGGCGACTAGAGTCTGTTGGCCATTATGATTAGAGAATTGAGTTTTGGGTAATattgtcatgtgtgtgcatgtctgtgtgcctgtgtctatgtctgtgtgtctgtatgtgcctctgtgtgtgtgtttgtgttggtgtgcatgcgtgtgcctgtgtctgtgtgtctgtggtgtgtgtgtgtggcccaggGCATCTTTGGAAATGTGGGGCCGGTCAAGCTGCTCTGGTGGGTCAGGATGTGCGTACATTCAGAGTTGACACTCAGCTGTGCAATCGTGTGTGTAGCTGGATTAGGAACCGACACTGAATTTCTCTCCCCGGGGTTTATTgtagtttatttacttattgtacGTTTGGGTGGCTTAGTGGATGTGCACATGTGGGAGTCAGGAAACCTTTCTGGGAGCAGGTTTCTGGGGCAGAcacctttcccactgagccttctcagcaGTCTGCTGCAGAGCTTCCTCCTCTTTGAGAGGGGTGTTTGGCCGTTCTCCCCATGTCTTTATGGAGGATGGAAAGAGGCGCTTCTAACCTGTTCTTTGTCTCCAGGTGTCCCTTACTCGAAGCCCCCCAAGTGAAACTGAAGGCAGTGATGGCCGCTTCCTTATCTCCTATGACCGCACTCTGGTCATCAAAGAAGTGTCGAGCGAGGACATTGCGGATATGCACAGCAACCTCTCCAACTACCACCAGGTCAGgactctccagccctgctgtcCCACTGTGTGCATGTAGCTGGCAGAGCCCACAGCTTTCCTGGTCCTTGCTGTAGGCTGTCTCTCCCTCAGAAGCACTGCTCATCTTCTCTTTGAACACTTAGGAAGTACAGTAACACCAGAAGGGCCTCACATGCTTGCTTGTGTTTGACTTAATAGAAACTGGATGTGTCTCTTACCACCGGGCACGCATCGTCTAAAAccactgttgtttgttttgtgtgcatgagcatggaggtcagaggacaattttctgGAGTTGGTCATCCTTCCCCCTATGTgtttccagggatcaaactcaggctcaCATGCCTGGTATCAAATGCTtatccccactgagccatctcgtggGCCCTCaggaattcattttatttaaaaactttttattttctgtttatgggtgttttgtctgcatgcgtattggtacaccatgtgtgtgcctggtgccctcaggcctgaagaggcatcagatcccctggaactgtagttacggACAGTTGGGAGCTGCTGTATAGGTACTGGGAATGAACCCTcgactctgcaagagcagcttgtgttcttaactgctgagctatggCTCTAGtcccaaatattttttaattaaaatttttatttttaagctggctgtggtggtgcacacctttaatcccagcactcgggaggcagaggcaggcggatttctgagttcgaggccagcctggtctacacattgagttccaggacagccagggctatacagagaaaccctgtctccaaaaaaaaaaaaaaaaaagattatctttTAAGCAAAGTAGACGGAGagagcagttttgtttttgtttgagacagggtctcatgtagcccaggtagCATTGTGACCTTGGACTTCAGATCCTAtgacctctgcctcccgagtgccgggattgtATGGTTCGGGCCACCACACAGGCTTCCTGCCagctgggttctatccccagcccAAGAACAGTCTTTTATTTGaaggggatcaaacccagggcagaATGGCCTTGGATTTATacccctttctcctcagctgCTCGCCCCGGCCCCCCAATTGTGGAATTAGAGACATGTGTCACTATACCCAGATAAGGAATTCAAGCTGTGGGCTGGGATTGTAGTTTATCTGTTAGCGTGCATGAAAACCAGCACCAaataaaccagacatggtggtacaagTCTCTaattccatcactcaggaggggaaagcaggagtttgagaagttcaaggtcatccttggctacagagtgagttagagaccagcctgggctacctgagaccctgtgtcaaaaagaaaagaaaattcacattgCAAGCCAGTTTCTTTCGGAGTGAGGAAGACCAAgtgtttatttgctttatttttagtaattaacaattattaatgttttattatattttatgtgtatgggtattttgcctgcctgtatgacAGGCAAATGTGTATTACATGCATGCTTGGTGTCTGAAGAGGTCAGAAAAGATCTTATGGTTTCCTGCAACTGGAGTcatatgtggttgtgagccaccatatgggtgctaggaactgaacctggtcctctggaagagccatctctccactccaaGTGTCTAGAGTCAGCTTTATGAGAGGACAGTCTGGCAACATCTGACTctgactcagaaaacaaagcagacatGGGCTGAAGAGTCGGCTCCGTGTGGGAAGGACTGTGCCCCCAGAGCACTGACCTAGGTGAGTCAGGCAGCTCGCAACGGCCTGGAACTTTAGTTCTAAGGGATCCTCTCCTGgggcattcacacagacacataaataaagatttttaaatagaagtcttgcctgggtgtggtggcacacacctgtaatcctagcatctctgagtttaagacgggatctgtgagttctaggacagggctacacagaaaaaccctgtctcaaaaaaccaaaccaaactcaagtcaaaacaaaaccaccaagaaCTTGAAATAGCTTGgccgtggtggtacatgccttggtcgtggtggtacatgcctttagtcccagcacctgggaggtagaggcagggcatcttgtgaattcaaagccaacctggtctacagagtgagttccaggatagacagggctacACTGGGAatcctatcttttaaaaaaaaaaaaagagcacaacaaaggctggagggatggctcagctgttaagagcactggctgctcctccagaggtcctgagttcaaatcccagtacccacatggtggctcccaactatagtgggatctgatgccctcttctgtcacacaagcacacatgcaaatagtgctcatatacataaacaaataaaccttttgAAGAAAAATACAATCCAAATTGATTGTGGATCTCCTTGTAGACATTTATAGTACAAAAACCTAACCCACCAAGTAGTAAATCTAAGTTTAACCCTGCTTCTGTGATTTACTTGTGTAGAGCCTAGAATAAGAATAACAATACCTACCTTCCTTGAAAAAATTATAAAGGTGGCCAGATAAAGTGGCTCATTCCtgtaattgtttttgttgttgttgttgttgttgttgttgttgtttttcgagacagggtttctctgtgtagccctggctgtcctggaactcactctgtagaccaggctggccttgaactcagagatctacctgcctctgcctcccgagcgctgagattaaaggtgtgcgccaccacacccggctcattcCTGTAATTGTAACACTTTGaaagtagaaacaggaagatcaggagttcaagaccaaccccAGCTATGTGAGACTCAGTTTCAGacagcaaacacagaaatgaaaggTGAAATGGGAAAAGGTAGTCTGAAGTAGAGAGATGGTTGCAGGCAGAAGTCGGAAGGTCTCTGAACTGTGAGACCTCTTGACTTTGCAACCTCTGTTTGAGATTTTTGCCTGACTCTGGGGTGGAAGTACCTGGATTTCTGTCCCTGTGCCAATTgtccctttcattttcttccctagTACATAGTGAAGTGTCACGGCAACAcgcttctgcctcagttcctgggCATGTACCGAGTCAGTGTAGaaaatgaagacagctacatgCTCGTGATGCGCAATATGTTTAGTCACCGTCTTCCTGTGCATAGGAAGTACGACCTCAAGGTAAGAACGGGATAACCTGGGCCAAAGGAAAAACTGCTCATGGCCTGAGAATGGGGGTAGCCTTGGCAGGGCACTGGGTAACCTGAAAGAGAGGTCCCTCAGGAGCTGTCTGGCTGTTCCTCTAGCCGTTGCATCTCACTTAGTGTTTGGTCTTTTCACAGGGCTCTCTAGTGTCCCGGGAAGCCAGCGATAAGGAGAAGGTAATATTCCTTTTAGGTGATAACTATGAGGCATAGGGATGGATGAAAGGGGTTTCCTTAGGATAAAGAAGCAGTTCTCCAGACTGGGTACCGATTGCCAGATGTTTATTTTTACCTTAGACTACTGAAAAGGAGCTAGATGATAAACTACTGATGTTGGGACAGCAGGGACAGCTGCTGTCAGTGTAGGCTTATCTGTGTGGCCGGCCGGTCTGTGCTGAAGGTCTGGAGATGGGCAGGAGTACGAGGCAGGCTCTCAGAGCCACGTGCTCATTTCCCATACCTCGTTCTGGGCACTGTGCTCCAGCAGCTATTTttactgaagaagaaggaaggaaagtcagTACAGAGGGTATTGACTGCCATCCATACACAGACAGCAGGGGTGTAGTCTGAGGTACAGCTGACTGAGTCCAGGTGTAAGGCTGTAGGGTTGCTGCTGTCTTCAAAGCCTCTGAGATGGAGAGCCCTGGATAGAGGTGGGGGTCTCGATATGGGATACATTCCCAAAACTTGTGTATTCCCATTCTAGGTTAAAGAACTGCCAACACTGAAGGATATGGACTTTCTTAACAAGAACCAGAAAGTGTATATtggtgaagaagaaaagaaagtattccTGGAGAAGCTGAAGCGAGATGTGGAGGTAAGCAGGGTGCTCAGAAACACTTCTCTAATCAAAGAAGCACGTTTTCTTCCATTCATGGTATAAGGTTTATCTTGCCTTATTTGCGGGGGCTTCTGAATGGAGGGTTGGGGATGAACCAGGAAAAACCCCTAGGCCAGACCCATCGGTGGCTAGGGAGTGGGTGGAGCTGGGTGCTTTAGGTTCTAGGACTTGGGCACTGGTGCAGTGGTCTGCCATGACATGTTCTATACTTTCCCTAGGAGGCCCTGAAACCAAGAAGGGAGATGTGTGGGTGGTGCCTGGCATTGGGGTAGATCTGGATTTCTGACTTGTCTGTGGGTCTCAGTTTCTAGTGCAGCTGAAGATCATGGACTACAGCCTTCTGCTGGGCATCCACGACATCATCCGGGGCTCTGAACCCGAGGAAGAGGGGCCCGTGAGGGAGGAGGAATCAGAGTGGGATGGGGACTGTAACCTGGCTGGACCTCCCGCCCTAGTGGGCTCCTATGGTACCTCCCCTGAGGGCATTGGAGGCTACATCCATTCCCACCGGCCCCTGGGCCCAGGAGAGTTCGAGTCCTTCATCGATGTCTATGCTATCCGGAGTGCGGAGGGTGAGAGAGAGCCTGGAAATGTTAGGGGGAGCGGGGTGATGGGgacccttgggagacagagaccagGGTGGTGGGTGGAGAAACCGCTTGGCTTTTCACAACAAAGTTATCTCCTGGGGAAAGGAGTTGGGACTGTTGTACCCTGTCCTCACTGCTGGCTCTCCCCAGGGGCCCCCCAGAAGGAGGTGTACTTCATGGGCCTCATTGACATTCTGACACAGTATGATACCAAGAAGAAAGCAGCTCACGCAGCCAAGACCGTCAAGCACGGGGTGAGGGGTCCCCACAGCCTTTCCTTTCTGGGCTTGACTGTTCTCTGGAAAGAGAGCTTCTGGGGTCAGAGCAGTGGGGAGCTGAGGGAGGGCAGTGTGGGGTGAACTGAGGGAGGCTCCTGTGACCCTGCTCCCTGTTCTTTGTTCTCACAGGCGGGGGCAGAGATCTCCACTGTCCATCCTGAGCAGTATGCTAAGCGGTTCCTGGATTTTATTGCCAACATCTTTGCCTAAGAGGCTGCCTGACTCCAGGGTGATTGCGGCTTTATGTTGGAGGTGGCGGGTTCTGAGAGGCTTAGGGGGGCTGGATTTGGCCATTACTTCTCTTCTTTGCTAAATTCAGGCTGCAGACTCCTTCCATCCAAATAACTTCATTCTGGTGGATAGGGTTTTCTTGCCCCAGACATCCACCGTCCTTTCTCCCCTTGTCCATTTCTCTGCCCCCCCTCCTTGCTCCCAGTAAGCCCTCCTGCTTCATTAGAGTGTTATTGTCGACTCTTCTAAGTGccttgatctttgaaaaatatcttgTTTCTGTGAAataggaggagctgggggaggggttgtttgcCATCTTCGGGACCTGACTGGACAGTGGACATGGCTCAAGCAGCTGCCTGGACGCACTTTGCTGAGTGGAAGAAACAGAATTGTCTGGATTTTGCTGATACTTTTACGGGGCACTTTGTGGCATGCTTCCTCCCTGGTAAGCCCTGGAATGGAGGGCTTTCAGGATGCTCCAGATGTGGGTGcaggcattcacacacagacagtcTGGCCCGGAGGTCAGGTGGGGAGTGGTCAGCAGGCTGGCACCTCACAATGCAGGACCTAAGCCTAAGTGGACTTTTGTGACTATGCAGATGATGGAGAAGGTCCCTGTGGAGCGACAACTGTTCcattctcccaccccaccccacgtcCACCTCTTTCCATGAGCACTTCAGGTGCAGGAGCTCAGAGGCCGGCAGTACCCGAGCTCAGGTGCAGGTGTGAGACTCGGGGGGCCGCTCTTTCCCACAACCCTGTGCCTTGCTGGTGAGCAGGGAGAGCAGTAGAGGCCAGGCCAGGTCAGAGTGCAGGGTTCATTGCCTGGGTGACACCCTTTCTTCCTGTCTAGCAGAGGGGAACAGTGCCATCGCTATAATTGGGAGAGGATAGAGGTCTCGAGTGTGGGAGCCCCCCCATCCCTGGGGCATATACCTAGaactttccccctccttctcaaAACCCTTTTCTGGTTGGAGTTGTTATTCTGTCCCATCTTCCACTGCTAATGTGTCTCCCGGGGGACAGATGGCCTTCTTTGTCATCTCCCCTCTCCGCCCCCAGAGAGGAGTCAGAGCCATAACAACCCACCCAGTCCTCTCCAAAGACAGCTGAATATTAATGCACGACTTCCTCGGAATGGAGAGGAGCCGCTAGGCATCTCAGCTCTCCCAGCtcatgcctgtaaacccagcactcaggaggctgagtcagttactctgagagttcaaggccagcctgggctactgagtgagacctggtctcaggAAAACTCAAAATAGGTTTGGGTTTGAGTGGCTGGAGATCATAACTGAGTTGGTCatgtgcttgcctagtgtgtacaAAGCTCTGGGATCCACACCAGGCGTGGCGGTGCATGCCTGCACTCCTAGCCTTGGGAAATAGTGGTAAGCAGGGTGGGTATTCAAGGTCATCGTCAGTTACTTGGCGAGGTGGAGGCCAGCCAAGGAAACAGGAGGCATCTTTGGGAAAATGACTCTAAGAAGAGATAGGTTGTCTTTGTCTCCGCCTGAAGCCTTTGGAAGCAAGCGCTCGTCTTCGCTGTTCTGCACCCCTGCAGAGCTTGGTgctctggaggtggggtgggcatTGAAGGCAAGGAGCTGCTTTGCTGTGTGACCATGAGGTCCTCAGGGAGAAGCCCACCCTTCCTTTC from Mus pahari chromosome 9, PAHARI_EIJ_v1.1, whole genome shotgun sequence includes:
- the Pip4k2c gene encoding phosphatidylinositol 5-phosphate 4-kinase type-2 gamma, with amino-acid sequence MASSSVPPATAPAAAGGPGPGFGFASKTKKKHFVQQKVKVFRAADPLVGVFLWGVAHSINELSQVPPPVMLLPDDFKASSKIKVNNHFFHRENLPSHFKFKEYCPQVFRNLRDRFAIDDHDYLVSLTRSPPSETEGSDGRFLISYDRTLVIKEVSSEDIADMHSNLSNYHQYIVKCHGNTLLPQFLGMYRVSVENEDSYMLVMRNMFSHRLPVHRKYDLKGSLVSREASDKEKVKELPTLKDMDFLNKNQKVYIGEEEKKVFLEKLKRDVEFLVQLKIMDYSLLLGIHDIIRGSEPEEEGPVREEESEWDGDCNLAGPPALVGSYGTSPEGIGGYIHSHRPLGPGEFESFIDVYAIRSAEGAPQKEVYFMGLIDILTQYDTKKKAAHAAKTVKHGAGAEISTVHPEQYAKRFLDFIANIFA